One genomic window of Pseudanabaenaceae cyanobacterium SKYG29 includes the following:
- the typA gene encoding translational GTPase TypA has product MSLPIRNVAIIAHVDHGKTTLVDALLKQSGVFRENEEVEACVLDSNTLERERGITILAKNTAVRYKDTLINIVDTPGHADFGGEVERVLGMVDGCLLIVDANEGPMPQTRFVLRKALEKGLRPIVFVNKIDRPQAEPLKAIDKVLDLFIELGADDDQCDFPYLFGSGLQGYAKNTLAEEATDMQPLFEAILRHVPPPVGDPKAPLQLQVTTLDYSEYLGRIVIGKIHNGTIHLNQQVALVRENGEMVKAKVTKLFAFEGLRRIEVEAASAGNIVAVAGFSDANIGETITDPNEPKSLPLIKVDEPTLQMTFCVNDSPFAGKEGKYVTSRQLRERLMRELETNVALRVEETDSPDRFLVSGRGELHLGILIETMRREGYEFQVSQPQVIYREINGQLCEPYEYLVLDVPEDTQGGVIDRLNQRRGEMQNMQVGNGRTQLDYVIPARGLIGFRGEFMRATRGEGIMNHSFLDYRPTVGEIETRRNGVLISFEEGEATFYALKNAEDRGVFFIKPGTKVYKGMIVGEHNRPQDLELNVCKTKQLTNMRSAGAEELVQLQAPIEMTLERALEYIGPDELLEVTPTSIRLRKLTKKLERVKK; this is encoded by the coding sequence ATGTCTCTCCCCATTCGCAACGTTGCCATCATTGCCCACGTCGATCACGGCAAAACCACCCTTGTCGATGCCCTCCTCAAGCAATCGGGGGTATTTCGCGAAAATGAAGAAGTAGAAGCCTGTGTCCTCGACTCCAACACTCTGGAACGGGAGCGGGGCATTACTATCCTGGCAAAGAACACAGCGGTGCGTTATAAAGATACCCTTATCAACATTGTCGATACCCCTGGACACGCCGATTTTGGCGGGGAAGTGGAACGGGTACTAGGCATGGTGGACGGCTGTTTGCTGATTGTCGATGCCAATGAGGGACCAATGCCCCAAACTAGGTTTGTGCTGCGCAAGGCATTGGAGAAGGGATTAAGACCGATCGTGTTTGTCAACAAAATCGATCGACCGCAGGCGGAGCCTCTGAAAGCAATTGACAAGGTCTTGGATTTATTCATTGAACTGGGGGCAGACGACGACCAATGTGATTTTCCCTATCTATTTGGGTCAGGGTTACAGGGCTATGCCAAAAACACCCTCGCAGAAGAAGCAACAGACATGCAACCTCTGTTTGAGGCAATTTTGCGCCATGTACCTCCCCCTGTCGGTGACCCCAAAGCCCCCCTCCAATTGCAAGTGACGACCCTAGATTATTCCGAGTATTTAGGACGGATTGTCATTGGTAAAATCCACAACGGCACCATCCACCTGAACCAACAGGTAGCTTTGGTGCGGGAAAACGGCGAGATGGTCAAAGCCAAGGTGACCAAGTTATTTGCCTTTGAGGGCTTGCGGCGCATTGAGGTAGAAGCTGCTAGCGCAGGCAATATCGTGGCAGTGGCGGGCTTCAGTGATGCCAACATTGGCGAGACCATTACTGACCCCAATGAACCCAAATCCCTACCCCTGATTAAAGTAGATGAACCTACTCTGCAGATGACTTTCTGTGTCAATGATTCACCCTTTGCAGGGAAAGAAGGGAAATATGTCACCTCGCGACAACTGCGGGAACGCCTTATGCGGGAATTAGAGACCAACGTAGCTCTGCGGGTAGAGGAAACCGACAGCCCCGATCGCTTTTTAGTATCAGGGCGGGGGGAACTGCATTTGGGCATTTTAATTGAAACCATGCGCCGCGAAGGCTATGAATTCCAAGTTTCCCAACCCCAGGTAATCTATCGCGAGATCAACGGTCAACTCTGTGAACCCTACGAATACTTGGTTTTGGACGTACCAGAGGATACCCAGGGAGGTGTCATCGATCGTTTGAACCAGCGGCGCGGGGAGATGCAGAATATGCAGGTGGGGAACGGTCGCACCCAGCTTGATTATGTCATTCCTGCGCGGGGTCTGATTGGTTTTCGCGGGGAATTTATGCGGGCTACCCGCGGGGAAGGAATTATGAACCACAGCTTTTTAGACTACCGACCGACGGTGGGGGAAATTGAAACCAGGCGCAATGGAGTACTCATTTCCTTTGAAGAGGGGGAAGCCACCTTCTATGCCCTGAAAAACGCAGAAGACCGCGGTGTCTTCTTCATCAAACCGGGCACCAAGGTATACAAAGGTATGATTGTGGGAGAACACAACCGTCCCCAAGACTTGGAACTGAATGTGTGCAAGACCAAACAACTGACCAATATGCGCTCAGCGGGAGCGGAAGAACTGGTGCAGCTCCAAGCCCCGATCGAGATGACCCTAGAACGCGCCCTGGAATACATTGGTCCTGATGAACTATTAGAGGTAACTCCCACTTCTATTCGCTTGCGGAAACTGACCAAAAAACTGGAGCGAGTGAAAAAGTAG
- a CDS encoding FHA domain-containing protein, whose translation MGIFRKGSNEPTLRHLLTVSDERGVQTFLLDASMYSIGRDPSNAIVVHGDSVSRQHAILLRTPTPDKQYSYIIQDGNLEGKPSANGILVNGVPVKKHVLRDGDEVSLGGRVFLIYRTPMLGDQEVEDKVKYPEYRKLKGNVLSTEQTIEAVLEEAEPTKVNRPHTSSALQKEIQVFRDCYDAVIEELRDLHLSKAEYTTIAVAIYQKLKS comes from the coding sequence ATGGGAATTTTTCGTAAAGGGAGCAATGAACCAACCCTACGACATTTACTGACGGTGAGTGACGAGCGGGGAGTGCAGACTTTTTTGTTGGATGCTAGTATGTATTCTATCGGTAGAGACCCTAGTAATGCCATTGTTGTACATGGGGATTCTGTTTCCCGCCAACACGCGATTTTATTGCGCACTCCTACCCCCGATAAACAGTATAGCTATATCATTCAAGACGGTAACTTAGAGGGTAAACCCAGTGCTAACGGTATTTTAGTTAATGGTGTGCCTGTAAAAAAACATGTACTACGAGACGGGGATGAAGTTAGTCTGGGGGGTAGGGTTTTTCTTATTTATCGCACACCTATGCTTGGCGATCAAGAAGTAGAAGACAAAGTTAAGTATCCTGAATATCGCAAGCTCAAAGGAAATGTCCTCAGTACAGAGCAAACAATTGAAGCTGTGTTGGAGGAAGCTGAACCGACAAAGGTCAACCGACCCCACACTTCCTCTGCTTTGCAAAAAGAAATACAGGTCTTTCGCGATTGCTATGATGCTGTGATCGAAGAACTGCGAGATCTACATCTGAGCAAGGCAGAATACACTACAATTGCTGTTGCCATTTACCAAAAACTCAAATCCTAG
- a CDS encoding NAD(P)-dependent oxidoreductase: MRLFLTGASGCVGHYLVESLLQSTDYELFLLVRNPQKLLFPPHPRITVIPGRLQDIDCQRELLQTIDIVISAAAAWGGREEVFATNVTGTLRLLELLNPDRLRLAIYFSTASILDSQNHPLPQAATIGTDYIKSKYQALQKIEKMWLNDRLIVVFPTLVFGGAKDKPYSHLSGGLREVTRYIKLIKWLRVDGTFHFIHAQDIATVISYLVSHPPSQLPQRLVLGNPPITVNQAIAEACDLFQEKIYWQFSLTPWLIDVLINLFQIRMAEWDRFCLAQRHFIYQAINPATFSLPCYYPQVKDLLAEVSPRI; encoded by the coding sequence ATGCGATTATTTCTCACAGGGGCTAGTGGTTGTGTGGGACATTATTTGGTGGAATCCCTGTTGCAGTCTACAGATTATGAATTATTTTTGTTAGTCCGCAATCCCCAAAAGTTACTATTTCCACCCCACCCCCGTATCACTGTTATTCCAGGCAGACTGCAAGATATTGATTGCCAGAGAGAGCTACTACAGACAATTGATATAGTCATCAGTGCTGCTGCTGCTTGGGGGGGAAGAGAGGAAGTATTTGCCACTAACGTGACGGGTACTCTCCGCCTATTGGAACTATTAAATCCCGATCGCCTACGGTTAGCCATATACTTTTCCACCGCTAGCATTTTAGATAGCCAAAATCATCCCCTACCCCAGGCAGCAACGATCGGAACCGACTACATCAAATCGAAATATCAAGCCCTACAGAAGATTGAGAAAATGTGGTTAAACGATCGGTTAATTGTTGTCTTTCCCACATTGGTATTTGGGGGGGCAAAGGATAAACCCTACTCCCATCTGTCGGGGGGGTTACGAGAGGTAACCAGGTATATTAAGCTGATCAAATGGTTACGAGTAGATGGGACCTTCCACTTCATTCATGCCCAGGATATTGCCACAGTTATTAGCTATCTAGTTAGCCATCCCCCCAGCCAATTACCCCAGCGTTTGGTGTTAGGCAATCCCCCCATCACTGTCAATCAAGCAATTGCCGAAGCCTGTGACCTATTCCAGGAAAAAATCTACTGGCAATTTAGTTTAACCCCCTGGCTGATCGATGTACTAATTAATCTCTTTCAGATTAGAATGGCAGAATGGGATCGATTTTGCTTAGCTCAGCGTCATTTTATCTACCAAGCTATCAATCCTGCTACTTTTAGCTTACCGTGCTATTACCCCCAGGTAAAAGACCTTTTAGCAGAAGTTAGCCCTAGGATTTGA
- the rsmA gene encoding 16S rRNA (adenine(1518)-N(6)/adenine(1519)-N(6))-dimethyltransferase RsmA gives MPIYPRKRFGQHWLRDEGVLAAIVVAAALANTDRVLEIGPGTGNLTAKILPLVGQLTAVELDRDLCQHLRRRFSAPHFHLIEGDILQLAIPQDINKVVANIPYNITGEILELLLGTISQPVLQFQTIVLLVQREIAQRLTSLPGTSSYGALTVRCQYLADCQWVKDVPPHCFNPPPKVHSAVIKLTPRPLPFLPQSPPWLETILRVGFAQKRKMLRNNLQSLIDRVHLIDIFTELGIPDTARAENLSLEQWVKLADATIGWRAR, from the coding sequence TTGCCCATCTATCCCCGTAAACGGTTTGGGCAGCATTGGCTCAGGGATGAAGGTGTACTGGCAGCGATCGTGGTAGCCGCGGCTCTGGCAAATACCGATCGGGTTTTGGAAATTGGACCAGGCACAGGCAACCTCACCGCCAAAATATTACCCTTGGTGGGTCAGTTGACCGCGGTGGAACTCGATCGGGATTTATGCCAACACCTGAGAAGACGATTTAGTGCGCCCCATTTCCACCTTATAGAGGGTGATATTTTGCAACTAGCGATTCCCCAGGACATTAACAAAGTAGTAGCTAATATCCCCTACAACATCACGGGGGAAATCCTAGAACTACTGTTGGGCACAATTAGCCAGCCAGTGTTACAGTTCCAAACCATTGTGTTATTAGTGCAAAGAGAAATTGCCCAGCGATTGACCAGTCTACCAGGGACAAGTAGCTACGGTGCTCTGACAGTGCGCTGTCAATATTTAGCCGATTGCCAGTGGGTAAAAGATGTACCGCCCCATTGTTTTAACCCGCCTCCCAAAGTACATTCTGCTGTGATTAAATTAACCCCCCGCCCGCTCCCCTTCTTACCCCAATCCCCCCCCTGGTTGGAGACAATTTTACGGGTTGGCTTTGCCCAAAAACGGAAGATGCTGCGCAATAATTTGCAAAGTTTAATCGATCGTGTCCACCTCATCGATATATTTACTGAGTTGGGGATTCCTGACACAGCACGGGCAGAGAATTTGAGTTTAGAACAATGGGTGAAGTTAGCAGATGCCACGATCGGTTGGAGGGCTAGGTAA